From the Gadus chalcogrammus isolate NIFS_2021 chromosome 18, NIFS_Gcha_1.0, whole genome shotgun sequence genome, the window tctctctctctgtctgtctctggtgtCTAGTGGTTCCGTCTGGCTAAGACCGAGCTAACAGACAGCACTGTACCTCATGGTGATGGATGGGGCGCGGCCTCCATCCAGCTCCCTTGGTTCCTGTCATGCGCTGTCAGGCAGCTatgttctgtgtctctgttcccTTCCAGTCGCCTGGAGTCAAAACGTCTGCATATAACATCCTATACCACGGCCTATGCACACAAACCCATAATTAGCTTTTTATTTGTAAATTGAATGGTTGCTGTTTTGAGCTGGGAGTTGGGCTTTGCAGTTGTATATTGTAGTTGTGTTTATAGCAGAAGAAAGCAATGGCCTTCTGCCAGGAAAGCATTTTGGTGCAGCAGCTGAAACAAACATATGTATTTGatggtttagtgtgtgtgtgtgtgtgtgtgtgtgtgtgtgtgtgtgtgtgtgtgtgtgtgtgtgtgtgtgtgtgtgtgtgtgtgtgtgtgtgtgtgtgtgtgtgtgtgtgtgtgtgtgtgtgtgtctgtgtgtgcgcgtataaGTGTATGTTTAAGTGTGTGATTCTTGCATGCAAATCCAGAATGACATGGAGTCCAGGGTGGGCCATGCATGTACTCGCCACATGCCAGCACAcgcatgtgtgtgaatacagGGTGGTACTGTGTAGACATATAGCATGTCAAAGGCCACTCTTGTCTTTCTCGTTCTCTTCGTGCCATGTGCTGCCTTACATTCCTTCAGGTTTTTGTCGGCACATGTTGGAAGACCGTATAGAAAAGgggaatttgtgtgtgtatgcatgtgtgtttggttgattgAGGTTAATTATCTACATACATATATGCGTACATATATGAGtacacattttgtgtgtgtgtgtgtgtgtgtgtgtgtgtgtgtgtgtgtgtgtgtgtgtgtgtgtgtgtgtgtgtgtgtgtgtgtgtgtgtgtgtgtgtgtgtgtgtgtgtgtgtgtgtgtgtgtgtgtgcgtgagtgtctgtgtgtgtctgtttgattgaatGTCTGTAAGCATTTGTTTGATTGGGTgtacgtgtgttggtgtgcatgtgtttctgtggttgtgtgtatgtacgtgagtgtgtatgtgtgtgcatggctttatttttttcaatatatCCTCGTTTTACCAAGCAGTATGTTTATTGCATTGCAATACTTCCTTTAAATGCATGAATTGTTTGAATTGTTAATGTCTGGACAGGTGGAGGTATTTATGGGTGGTGCAGGTGGGTGGGGTCACCTCTGCATTGtggcttctgattggtcagcAGAGACCCTCCGCCCTGGCTTTGGCAATGAAGGAAGTGGCACCTGCTTTTGGTCCTTCCTCTCCAGCATAACACCAATGTTTACCTGCTGCTAAACATTGGAGGGATTCTTGACCCTCacaatacatacatgcatacactgTGTAtagcacccagacacacccacacatacatacacagacaagcacacacctagacaaacacacccacgcatacgtacacacaagcacagacacacattcacctgcatctacacacacaaaaacacacacgcagacacatacacacacttacatctacgcacacatacacacacacatacatattcacctacacacacacacacacacacacacacacacacacacacacacacacacacacacacacacacacacacacacacacacacacacacacacacacacactcagcttgacacacacaaacacacacatgtttttttACAGCTGTTTACCCCTGAATTGGAACCCGCTTCCTGCAGGAGGGTTGTGAAGGAGTCATATGCAGGATGTTTTGATAAACATCCACGTGAAGAAAATGGTTGTTAAGTCAACTGGAATTACTGCAAATAGAAGTGTGTTTAGGAGTGCCACGTGTTGCTGTGATTATCAAGCCTCGAGCTCTGTATGTGCGAATGACTCCATTTCTCTCTATTGGTAAAACTCTTCCTCAGGAAAAGGATTGTAACTCCAAAACCTGCACCTTAAATGTGGGAACACGTTAACAAAAGTGTTCCCACTAATTCTTGCAAAAACCTGAGCTCTGTTAAAGTAGAAGGTTAAGACATGTTTAAGCTTACACCAGAACTCTGGCTCCAGCGTGTGCTTTCTTGGAATGTCCGGATTTTTCGAAAACGGCTTATTTCAACCTGGAGGAACGAGTTCACATAATCTCGGACAGGTTAGCATATCCGGTTATTACGCCTGGCTGCTTAATCATTAGCATGTcaaaaaatacatgaataaataaaaatgtcttGATGTCATTGGTACCCAATACACGAttcccccttttctctcccaTTTACTAATGATCAAATGAAGCAAGATTAGATTGTGGTCATCTGGTCCCTCCTGCAACCCCCTTATGGCTCCCGAACCACTTTTTAGAAAACCACTGCCCTAGATATCGATGCATGCAAACTCTCCTCCTTATTACACAGCGTTGTTAAACAGTCTATTCTGATttacttattcatttatttatttttgtcaaattattttttgatttagtagccgtgtaataagagGGATAATGAACAGTGGGCCGGTCGTTATCTAGCTAAATAAACTCTGTCCAGCTTACTTTGACCTCACATGCAAGCAACCTCAGATAAATGAGTTAACACCCAGCGGTGTGACGATATATTAACCGGCAGCTTGGATGGATTGACTCTACCTGATGCATGAGAAGATTAGATAAACCAAgccttttttctttgttttattagGGAGCTGTAATCATGCAGAGAGGGGGCACCTTGACTTTGTACCTAAAATCCATCATCAAGTGTTCATATGTTGTTGacatattgtgtttttgtggacTTCCCAGTGCAGGTCATATGGGGTCATGGTGACCGTCGTCACCTTGGCAACCACGGTGCCGCCTTTGCCCACTTTGGTGTTTTGGTCAAATGTCACACCGCAATTATATCCTTctgcagttgtaaagagagagagagagagagagagagagagggaccgtACGTTTCAGGGGGGTTCAGCAGGGTAGAGATGCTGTCATTGGTCAGAAATAAGCTGGGAGTAGTAAATTGTCCCATACAGAGGCAGGGGCAGTCAACGGGAACAGACGCTTTCACAGTGCATTAACAGCACAGAAAACGCCAGAGGATatactcaaataatagctctcAAATCTACATACAGCCCCTATAATATGCAtcctgtgtttgttattatttccGCAAACATGTGTAGATATATGAGTAGTAAAATTGGAGAGAAAAAATTATGTAattataaaatgtgtgtgtgtgtgtggctgcctcCCACCCTCTCGGTCCTATCTCCAGCTGGACTACGCCAAGGTGCTGCACTATGTGGGGGCCGGTGTGGCGTTCACCTGCAGCATGGTGtttgtgagcctccagacggcTCTGACCTACCGCTTGGCTAAGACCCAGCACGAGTACCTCCTAGGACACCTACGTCTGACCATgtccctcctcaccttcatggCCCTGGTTCTCGGTATCCTTTGACACACGCGCTGCCCCCATACTGCTCTGTTTGTATGTGGGAGAATGGAGGATGAGAGTTTAAAGGTGGGGTGAACCCACGTTTTAAGCAGGAGAACTTCCGCGGACAGCGGACCCAAACAGAACTGTACAAGAGTGATCATGGGGTGGAGCCCCCTTTAAACGGAGGCCTCTGAAGCCCATGTCTGCAACTGTGCTAAAGGGCGATATACAGTGAGGTTTTTTGTTTACTGAGTGGCTCAGCCCCTTTTAATAGATAACATTATCTGGACAATGTCTGGCCTGGGAGACCGTCAAGTGGCACGCTGTGTCTAGCTCTGTGTTTAGTACTCTATGATTCATCTCCCCTCTGCTGGGCCACATAGAGCGATGCATTCTGTGTTTTGTTCTATTAGGGTGTGTTTATcttggtgtgattgtgtgtgtgtgtgttcaaagagagggctctttgtctttctctctttcaaaCTCTCCTtttccctgtctttctctcactctctctctccctctgtctttgagtctgtctcactctgccttgccttttctctcattctcttattttctctctctctctctctctctctctctctctctctctctctctctctctctctctctctctctctctctctctctctctctctctctctctctctctctctctctcgttctccctttcacatgccccccccccccaccaccacatgtCCCAGTCGTTCTCCTTCACCCAGTCTCTTCCAGGCGGGGGGTTCTTCTGCGTGGAGGCCAGCTTCCCGCTGCAGCACATCTCGGCCATCCTGGAGTGGGTGTTCTGCATGCTCGTCATGCTCTTCTACGGCACCTTCGCCTTCGAGTTCTCCGCCATGTCCGCCAACACCCTGGTGGTGCTgtcccgggggggcggggcctcctcATCCCCCTTCCCCGACCCCGTCCTCCACCACAAGATGGAGGCGTCGCCGGCCGGCTGCTACCCGGCCGACAGCCTGGCCATGCTGTACTCTGagtgtggcggcggcggcggggacaTGACGTCGCAGCACGTCACGCAGAAGCTGTCCGGTGGGGGCGCCGGGGGGGACTGACGgacgggttgtgtgtgtgtgtgtgtgtgtgtgtgtgtgtgtgtgtgtgtgtgtgtgtgtgtgtgtgtgtgtgtgtgtgtgtgtgtgtgtgtgtgtgtgtgtgtgtgtgtgtgtgtgtgtgtgtgtgtgtgtgtgtggcggagggGGGGCGACGGAAGACAAGCCAACAGCTGTTTGACCGCAACGACCAAAGACTGTGAGAGAGTCCGGCGGCGGCCGTCAAGCTGTCCCGCCGCGACCGCGGCAAATCGGCGACGCGGCACAGCGTTTGCCGCGTCGTGTGTTTTTTACACACGGCGTGCGACCGTGTAGTGCCAGCGcgagaaacgagagagagagaaaagtctCGGCGTTCGCTTTGATGCCTGGTTATGTAACGATTCCCTTTTTATACatggccaacccccccccccgttgcgCTCCATGCAATGCGGTTTCCTGAAACGTGCCTTGGATGTGTGTTCCTCGCTCGGCACAACGTCGCGGGGGGGCACTTTCGCCTGTTCGTttgtttggttattttttcTCCTTCAGCGTTTGGTGTTTCAGACAACCAAGGCCAGCATTGTTTTCTCTCAGGAAAAATCTGTTACATCACCAGCGTTATACACTACATCGAGGTAGAACCGCTGGAAGAACCTCAAGACAATAGAGGGATTGTTTTTTTCTACCAAGTATTGTGTGCTGTTTGAAAAGCTGATTcccttttttctttgtttttttaaaaggggcagaattgagagaagggggggggggacatgtcgtTTACGGGATGCTCGACCAAAACTAAGTAGCAGCAGCTTCAATGCGCAATCGCGGTGGACAGTCCACCGCGATCTGATGTAATCAGACAAAGCTACCGCTGCCAAGCCTCGTTCTCCCAGACCTCCCAGTGGAAAAGCTAAGAGACTCTTGTTGAACTGTTGTGTGACCACACAGCCAATGCAAAAAACCATGCAACTCGTAACACAGGGCAGGCCTTCAGGGGGCATCGCTGGAGGACTTAGCCTCGCCCCACCGCCTGACCCGGGTCGTTCTGTACTGGGAGCGGCGGTCTGGCCACCAGCTTCTCTGTAGAGCCAAAAAAAAAGGGACCAAAATAGAGTACAatttgtgtgttgtatgttATCATTCCCAACTGCATTCCAAAGGAATAtagatctataaatatatatatattttactgtTACCATAACtgcttgaaataaataaaaacgaaaatccaaaatgttttatttttattgttttttgttttattgttcaaAAAGCCTATGTACACCATTTCTCAGGTCAGTTAATACATTGAGATGAGAGTTATATAATGTGTTCAGCATTCTGAGccatgagagagatggagagagagcgcgagaatgagagaaagatgACTGAGTTCATAATTGTGCTTATCGTAGCTGGAAGCAAGAGCACCCTGAAACTAGGAAGTGTTGTTTCCTCATAAACATTCTCACATAGTCTTCTCTTTACAGGCTTTCTTTGGAAATCAATGAGGCTGTTAACACTTCTTGCCAAATATATTTTCACCACAAACAGACTTTAAGCAATTTGGGTATAAGTAGCATTAGACTGTGGAGGTGGTTCCTATTAAGAAAATGCAAAACTCTTAAGGATGAGGAAAACATTTGTATTTAGAGCATATGTATCAGCATGTTAGATATGGAAGATTTGTAATACTTAGGGATGTATAAACACTATAGCTTTTAAATTCAATACCCTTAGAGCAAAGTTAAAATCAATTTTTCAAccaaaaaatattatttgaaaCAATGTCAAAATGAATCATCTTAAATCTTGTATTGTACATAGTATTGTTTTATATATTAAGACCTTATGATGCTTACTCTTCAACATATGGCTCTTCTAGCGTAACATTTGGTCATTGGCTTAATACTGCAAGGCTCTTGCCACAGATTAGTCGCACATAAAGTTGATACCTAAATGAGAAAATGTTTTTTAGACATTATACAATGGCAAAGAACAATAACTAATTTACTAGACTGGCAGCTCTGATAACCATTCAGTAAGAATCTCGACCAATGAGTCATTGAGAACCCTCCAACTCCACTCCTTCTGTCCAATGAGTACGCTTTACTCCGGGATCTAAAACATAAACACCTTTCAGGGGAAAGCTGCATGATTAACAGGTTCCACGTGGGCGGCTTGATGAGCACGTGGACAGCTACCTGGTTAGCCAGCCTGAGACCCCatcgcacacacaggcacacttgAATGCATAAGTGCACGTGAATGCATACtctcacagacatacacacatacacacagacacacacacacacacacacacacacacacacacacacacacacgcagacacgcacaaacacagtgcTCAGTAGTTGAGCTCCTTGGGAACCTCCCAGGGGAAGCCCTTCCGGCCGAAGTGGCCGTAGCAGGCGGTTCTCTGGTAGATAGGTCTCTTCAGGTCCAGGTCTCTGTTGATCCAAGAACCCCCGCACCCGTCCGTTAATGTTTCACTCTTCCTCTGTTATTCGTACAGCTGATCACAGTGGACTCACTCAAAGCCTGATGCACTCCCAGTGGTTTCAGTGTTACAAAAGCACTGACTGACCCATCGGAGAATAATGCTGGCTCTGTTTAACTGggttgcccccccccacacacacacacacacacacacttgatggCTACCAGCTTGCTCACTGGCCAGGACCTCTTCACCCTGGCCATAGCTTGCCATCTATTTAATTTGACTTTAAATGTATTCTTGTATTATTGCCATTATGTATGTACTTCTACCCATCcaaggaaggagggatcccccactctgcgttcttTGTAATGGTTTCTTCCTTGATAGTTATTTCATGTTTTCATTGGGGTCTAGGGTTGGGGTCCCCAATATATGTCCGggaaagccctttgagactgtaactgtgattaagggccatagaaatacatttaacttgacttgactacGACTGCTTCCCCCCATCTGTCTAGACGTGGGCCTCACCTCACGATGATGCCAGGTCGGAGGTCAAAGTTTTGATTGACGATCTGTAGCAGTTGCTTCTCGTTCCTCTGGGAGGAGCCGTAGGTGAACAGCGATACGGACAAAGGATGGGCCACTCCGATGGCGTACGCTACCTGGGAACAACACGTGAGGGCCTACATCAGCCAAAAGGTCTTCACATGACGTAACAacgtatttatatacatatatatagataataatatatatatatatatttaaaatttgTTCAAATAGTTATTATGGTAACACTTTAATTAACCAAGAAtgaacattagttaatgcagtcaTAAATATTAACCATGTTAATTCACAGTTAACTAATGGTCAATGGTTAATCATTTAATGATGGTCATCACGttaactaaggtaatggtgttcacATTACTATGGTATCCGTTATTTAACCCTCCCTGACCCTAACTCTTGTCACCCTTACCCCTATGCATATGCTATATAATAATGTTTATAACTGGATTATTATCTTGATTGTAAAGTATAACTGTTATTATTTTAGTGTCTGTTTTAatttgttgatgtttttctATACAGACAGGCCTCAAGAAGACTGGGGATGTTCTTCAGGTAATACTTGACTGCCGACTGATCTTCCAGCAAGTCATTTAAACAGCCCTCACATCCTGCATCCAAACTACATTTCCCAGCAGCGTGGATGTCGTGAAGCCTCACCTGCACCAGCACCCTGCGGCAGAGCTTGGCCTTCACCAGGGACATGGCCACCCAGCGGGCTGCGTAGGCTGCCGAGCGGTCCACCTTGGTGTAGTCCTTCCCCGAGAAGGCCCCGCCCCCGtgggccccccagcccccgtACGTGTCCACGATGATCTTCCTCCCGGTCACACCGGCGTCCCCCTGCCCgccggacagacacacagacagacagacacacagacacacagacacacagacacacaaacacacagacagacacacagacacacagacacacagacacacagacacacagagaatgaCGTGAGGATGGtgaaacatgcatacacacagatttttgggtgcatttttttttaagcgtTTTTTAAGTTATCCTACATGATCCACTTTCTTCATTTGTTTATGCGTGTAACTATGGCGACGCAATGCAAGATCATCATCATTGTAACATTGTTACACATCGTTTACGACAAAATGGTACATTCACCCAAAAACGGTTTAATTTCACAACAGCTTCGTCATGAACATTGATCGATTGTTGATAGATTTGCGGAGAAAAGGTACATTAAAAAACCACGATAAGAAAACTGATTCTTGATTCTCATGTCACTAGTCTCTTCTTAAGAATGA encodes:
- the LOC130370908 gene encoding transmembrane protein 150A-like; the encoded protein is MSLWIILPISLPVFILTGIWVVYAMALYNQHVCPLNNWLYNDSCEELLPLQRGPVLCCTLENLPLISKSGTLPPESCLFSLVCSTGSFMVMMIGLLRYALVIERHQNCVLNTAGLCTCWVCAAGLLTAGNFQLDYAKVLHYVGAGVAFTCSMVFVSLQTALTYRLAKTQHEYLLGHLRLTMSLLTFMALVLGGGFFCVEASFPLQHISAILEWVFCMLVMLFYGTFAFEFSAMSANTLVVLSRGGGASSSPFPDPVLHHKMEASPAGCYPADSLAMLYSECGGGGGDMTSQHVTQKLSGGGAGGD